DNA sequence from the Parambassis ranga chromosome 1, fParRan2.1, whole genome shotgun sequence genome:
GTAGTACTACTGAGGTGTGGATCAGGGATCAGAGAGTTTGTCGGAGCTGATCGATCAGACTGTTATTTGGACAGAAACAGCTTGATGGGGAGTGAATTAACACCAGCAGCTGCCTGTGTGTCGTAATGAGGCGTTAAAAGCGACAGCAGGCAGGGTCGTTCCTGGTGGAGAACAACATGTTCAGATGAGGCTGCACCCTGAGCTCCGTCCTGGTCCTTCAGGGTCTCATTTGATTCATATCTGATCCTTTCATGTCTCATGAAATAAAGTGTTCTGACTTTGCAGCGCCGACAGCTCCTAAACTTGTCTGTTAAAGCCCGTGTGGTCCCCTCAGTctgcctccatcctcctcaTTGTCACTCTGAATGGACCTCAGCATCACACTCTTATTACACTGAGGACTCACTTTGTTGTTAGTTTGTCCAGTTTGTCttctaaaacaaacatttaaagcttAAAGGTTTGAATGAAAGCACAGTTAAAGAGATTGTATAATCTCTGAGGGGATGTGTGGTTATTACAGCTGTAACAGGAAGTTGAGGTTGACATGTGACTTGATTcttttatcagaatcagaatttcttttttgttacagacaatagaaattaaagataaattgaagtatGGAAATGaaacatataataaatatctaaatacctagatagcctttaaatccctgagttgtatctaaagaagaagaaacatatttactactgtataaaaacctttatgcaatttccccattgtgggactaataaaggtttcttaatcttaatctttacaTTGGCAGACAGTCAATCAGTCagacagtgtctgagtgactgttacagttcagagttcagtagtttgattgagacaggcaggaatgacttcctgtgtctctcagtggtgcatcatgggagtcggagtctgttgctgaacgagctcctgtagctggtcagcacagtgtggagctggtgagagggacagtccagtatggtctttattttggacaacatcctcctctgacacacctctgtcagagagtccaggtcctctcccacaacatggccgccttcctgatgattctgttgagtctcaATCATTAATTACCTGTTTCACATATTCATTGTAGATATATTGAGTATAAGCAGACACAAAATGGAGGTTGTGGTTCAATAAGTGAAGCTCAGTAAATGTTTAGGTTAACCAAACTTGAAATAGGATTTGCTATTACAGCATTCATGACTGAACATTCATCATATAACATCATTGCCACAATGCAAAATTGCACATATATGTTTTTGTACAATCTGTtaacatatttgcacattctaaacgtcctacctctgacaataatgcacaaacaatgcaccttaaacactgataacaccttaccctctgtacatagaactgcacattttttttcttattgcttattcttatctttatttattcttactatgcctaaaataagtctattgtcttttatcttagtttagttgtgtacaTGTGAAGGgaacaaagtaagaatttcattgctcagtgtaacctctgctgtgcatttgacaataaacttcttgcaTATTAATAAACTGATATATTTTAGTAGATGTTGGAAGGGGGAAAGAAATCTGATCAAACATAttgaccaaaaacaaacaaacaatacattagGTTACACAATATGCACAGTAACTGCCTCACTTGTTGAACAAAGTGAGcaataaattaataattattagtaatgtattttttaatccAGATTATACTTAATTTAAAACCTTAAAACTGGACTTTGAAGTAAACAGAACTTTATAATAAATGTGAGACAGCAGTTTATTGTGACTAATGGGAAGTCAGCTGTCTGGAATCAGTCTAATTTGTCAAGCCAGCCACTGACGAACAGCTGCTATGTTATCATGTCCGTCTTTTGCTCCGGACTAAAGCAGAAAATGACGCACGCCTGCACAGTCGCATGTAAAAATGAGTTCTTTGTGCCTACAGCTGGTCCCGAGTGGCgtggacatggacacacagtCCTGTGTGGATGACTCCATCCTGGCCATTCTTGAAGACGCCGCTGTCGCATCAGAGGTCAGAATTAAAACAGATCAATCTGAGTGACTGCACCCATGAAAAGAAGGTCTTTGACCTTTGAATAAATACAtcttgcttttttcttttcagtgcaAGAATGGCGGGATGGAAGAAAGTGAGACGCTGCTGTCTGCTCTGACTGAGATGCTGGACAGTGTGGGGGATGATGACAGGACGCTGTCTCCCTTCGACACCCTGCCAGACACAAAGCTTCACAGCCACAGAGAGCGCAGGGAGCACTCAGCGGTGAGtggaaaacagacacacacacacactgccagctttgaaatgtatttcatgtcaatgtattttatttttaagtcgTCAAAATTACACCAAGCATCATGGAGGAGAAACCAAAAGACAAAAGTCATGTAGCAAAAATCAGAGAGGTGTTAGTTGCTATATTTCTACAATGAATAATCAAAGAAATTCAGATTCAATCATGGTTAATAATTGATAGTCTTTTAGAAAGCAGCTAgaatctgtaatctgtaatcaTTCTCACTTTAAAGTTCTGCTGCCAGACGGTTACATACCTaaatattttctctgtttttctttaggATCCATCGCCCACTGCCAGACTTCGACCAAGACTCAAACCACCCAATGTCAGATTTAGGAGTGATGGAGAATTTAACCAGGAGTGTAAAATGGAGAAAAACTCTCTGTCACAGACGTCTAAAAAACAAAGTCAGGTGCTGCTTTACCCCAAAAAGAAGGTTGAACCTGAAGTTGAGGTCTTCACATCAACATCTCTTGTCAACCTGGTGAGGATCATGCACCCCTACTGTCTAAAGCTGCATGTGGAGGATGATAAACCGAGAAAGAGTCACACTATATTCTCCAAAGAAGAGGTGTGGAAGTACGAACGGCCCACTGAGGAGACTGATGAGGAGATCAACGTCGTCTCTGACGATGAGGCacctgtgaaggagacaaaggAGGAAGACGAGGTTGATGGGAACAGAAATGATGGGCCGAAGAGTGTGCTGCTGAATGGAAGCTCACCCAGAACTCCACCATCCAGGGGGAGGAAGCGAGTCAGCTTTGGCTCAGTTCAAGTGGCCGTGTTTGATGAATCAGAGGAGAAAGAGTTGAATGagaaaaatgtaacaagtaaaaCTGAGTCAGCTCCATCGAACAGCACAAAAGCACTTGAAAATCCAGCAGACTCAGCACCTGAACCTCAAGTAATGGATTCTCTGAGGACGGAGGCTCAGCCACTTAAAGGTGGAAGAAAGGCCAAATCACTCAGCCTCCAGCAGTACCGACAGCTGCGCCAGAAGAGACAGCCCCTTGTGGAGAAACAGGGGAACTACACCACCAAGTGGCCGTCTGTTTCTGAGCCCCCCAAAGAGCTGACACCCATCCTCTGTTTGCAGGGACAGAATAAGAGCGGTTTCCAAACAAAGATGGCACACCTTCATCCAGACCTCCACACCTCTGATCAtacctctcctccaccttcagaaACAAAACCATCATCTCCTCTGAGACACACCGGATTAAAACGCCCAAGGAGTGAATCCAAAATCACCCCACCTGCTAGTCCGCTGATTGACACCAGAGCAGACCCAAGTGAAAACAAGAAACTGAAGAAACCAGCACTGCTAAGCAGTGATCCCCCAAAtcctgtcctcctccccctgccgGTTGTTCACACTGCATCACCATCCACAGCCTCCTCACAGTCCAAAGTGGAGTTTCTCAGCAGAGACTTCAGCCTGCAGAGCGCCGAGCACCTGCAAGAAACCCAGAATGGATCCTCAGCTGTAACTCTTCACAGGCAGACTGAGGAGTTTATGCTGAAGCAGGACCTGAGCCcagacagcagcacactgcTTCAGGAGAGGACTGAGTGTACTGAGACACCTCCTGCTGACTCCACCAGATCTCCAGAACAAGCTGAATCTGCTTCAGATTGCAAAGAATTGCAGCCTCATAAATGCGGTGTGGCCCTGGTGATAGAAACCAAACGGGCACAAACGGGTCCTGATGGAGTGAGATCAGTACACTGTCCTTCCCTCACACCACACTTCAGTCGGCCATCTTCTCCCATATCGGTGCAGCAGAACATTTGTCCTTCTGAGGAGCCACCGCCTCCTCAAAGCAGCACAGCAACAGCTGACTCAGGTACACAGCACAGACATGGTGGTTACTACTCGAAAGAATAatttgaagagagagagggaggttagcttagcataatagCTGAAAAGGAGCAGCATGGCTCTGCTTAGTGCAGTAATTTACATGTTTGTATACAACAAGTTAATAGGCCTTTTCCAGTgtgtatgctaagctaagctaattgtCTCCATTTTGTATAAAGTAAGTGAGCTGAAACGTGGGATATTTCAAAGCTGTGTTTTGACTTccgttctctctcctctgtcaggAATTGAAGCAGCTGATCTGACCAGCTTGCTGGAACAGTTTGAGGAAACACAAGGTGAGTAGTCAGATTACTGATGACGCTGTATTAATAGATGCAGATatccagttttttttataagctgattttttttatctttctttctcCAGCTAAAGAGGAGAATGAGTCCAAACATGCTACGTCACCATCTAGCCTACAATCACATGTCCTCTTGGACCAGCCTGTAGGATCAGAAATATTAAAACTGACGCCCTCTGTGGAAACACCTAAACCTTTGAGCACCTTAGAAGctcctgaaacacaaaaaaccaTGAGGAATCTGCCAGATGTCCAAATGTTAGCGGGAGTGGATGTTCCTGAACCCCTCTTCACTGAAGTCATCCTCAGCACTGAGCAGGAGCAGCCTGCCAGACGGAGAACCCTTCCTTTTAAGGCCATTCAGATAATTGATCCCCGTCCTCTGCCCTCCAAGAAGGTTCACACAAACCCGTTACAGTCCTCCGCTGCTCCTGCGTATTCACATGTATCCACTGATCATGATTACTGCAGGCATGAGGGTCACTTGTTGGTAAATGTTGCTCAGCATAGCAGAGCTCAGCCCTCAGTACACAAGGACAGTTCTACTAATGAACAACAGGGGATGACTCAGGACTCTGAAGGTCTCAAACAGAccaacagacaaacaaatacagagaccagagaagAGCCACCAACAGAGGCAGCCCTGACAGTCCCATACGCCCTGCCTACACCTCCACCCAGCCCACCAGTCAGAGGGCGGgataggaggaggaggtatCGGAGGAGATCTCCACTGTCCAGATCCAgctcctgttcctgctcctcctcctcctcctcatcttcctcctccaggtcTCCATCTCGCTCTCCAAAAAGACGACGGTACTCCTCCTCTGATGTCCAACTTCagtctttcttttcatttgctgtgcattatttttattttctgttgtgttgtttaacaGGCGTTCAGAGAGCAGTTCATCTTCATCGTCTTACTCCAGCTCCCCCGCTCGGCACTACAAGTGGTCTTACTCAAGATCAAGATCCAGATCCTGGTCAGGGTCCAGGTCACCATTCCGATCCCGTTCACCGTCCCCACAGATATgccagaggaggtggagaaatgTTTATAGGTCAGTTAAAATCAAACGTTGATGCTTGTTTAGAAGTCAGATTACTTTGTGTCTCTCTcattcttcatcttcctctgttCATCTCTGTAGCAGCAGAGAGTCCAGGAAACTGAGGAGGGAGCACGAGATCAGGATTCAGAAACTTAAAGCCATAGTGAGTAAAATATTTATCCTGTCGGCCTGATGTTGTTCGTTGACTTTCAGCTGGCGGTAATCATATTTATCCTCCAATCACGCAGGACGAGCGCAGGGTCGTGTACGTCGGCCGCATCCGCAGAACGATGACGCACGAGGAACTGAGAGAGCGCTTCTCTCAGTTTGGAGACGTGGAGTGTGTGTCCCTTCACTTCAGAGACAGAGGGTAAGGGTGCAACATTAAATCTAAACATCACCTGTACTGTTTATCAGATTTATATATTTAGGTTCATTATATATTTCTGTTGATTATAGTGACCACTACGCCTTTGTTACATTCTACAACATGGAGGATGCATTCGCTGCCATCGATAACGGTGGGAAACTGAGAAAGCCTGATGAGCTGCCATTTGACATCTGCTTCGGAGGAAGAAGGCAGTTCTGTAATTCACTCTATGCTGATCTTGGTGAGTCTGACACAGGTCCATCTCTCCAGATttttagctgctgtgtttgtggccATGGCTGGTACAGACCAATCAGCATTCTATGAGGAAGTAACTACAGTTATCCCCTGTGTATGTGAGCAAGCTTCAAGTGGCCTCTTGAAGAACTGCATTTGTTAACTGTAACAATGTCAACACAAACAGGTGAATGTaagtaaatgtgtaaatgtctttctcctcctcagacGCGAACAGGGATGCGGATCCGTCCCCCCCTAAGAGCAGGTTCGAGGACCTTGATTTTGATTCATTGTTGAAACAGGCACAGAGAGGGTTAAAGACGTAGCAGAACGACAGAACATCGAGCTAGATGTGTGCAAGATGGAGAGAAGATTCTAACAAACCTCAGAGCGTCACGCTCCTTACTTATGTAGCAGACTtttgtatgtttatgttttactgacTACTGCTTATGCATGCTGTTTTTGATGTGTACAGTTTATATGTACAGATATGTAGCACTTGTATGCATGCAGTTTTTCATTTATACAGTCATTGTGTATAAACATGTAGCACTAACCTGGAAACAAAAGAAGTATTTGTTGCATTCCACAGCACTGATAACATTTTgtatgagaaaataaaaactgtttttctgGGACACCTTGGACTCTTTTCAGTTATATCTTTATGGTTATGATTATCACAGTTACATCTAGtagttgttttttatgttttatgtcacACAAATCCTCATTTGCCATTTTAAGTGGAGTCAAAAACCTCATCAGCCTTTAAATACTGATGATGTTTATCAATCCTTCAATTCTATTTTCAGTTGTTCCCATCAGCGGTCGCCACACTGAATCATCTGCATTCCCCTCCTCTTACACCAACTAACTTCCTGTCTTCTCTTAGCACATCCACATATCTCCTCTTTGGCCTTCCTCTTgacctctgtctgcctgtcagcTCCACATTCAACATCCTTCTACCAATAGAACCGCTGTCCCTCCTCCGCACGTCCAAACCATCTCCAGTCTTCTCTGATGTGCTCATCATGTCAATCCTCATCCTCCAATTTTTTCCACACTGCTGCAGTCTTTAAACATATAGAGCATAGCTGATCTCACTACTGTCTTGCATATTAATATTTGATCCTCCTGCAGTGATGAACTGCAACATCACCTAAACTATTTCAGCAGTTAATGTTCAGATTTTTATGGACAACCAGTTCAGTTAGGTCTTTGCAAGTTTTACCTGGCATGTGTGTCAACAGATGATCATAAATCATAAGactaaacaaacacatattGATACTAGGAAGAAGGAACCTCTACAGCAGGTTTCCCACATGACAAGTCAGAGGATCAGTcttggtggaggaagtactgaagcttgttacttaagtaaaaggacaattacccagcaaaatctaTACTTCAGTAAAGGTAGAAGtgcttcatcaacatttaaattCCTTAAAGTataattgggacacagccatgGTCACTTTTTTCAggtgtactgtccctttaagccGCGGGTACACTGTTCCTTTAAGACGTCAACCCGGTAGTCAAGCACGTCCAATCAACGTGCGTCTAATCCTGAGGTGGAGTTCATTTATCATTTCCAATAACTCATTTTCTTTATTGTATTTACAGCTTTAGACTTTAGCTCATTTTTAGCATCATATTGCACAATGTCGTTTAACCTGGGCGGTCTGCGCAGGCGTGACAGGACGGTGCAGTAACAATAAAAGTGAACGTAAGCCATGAGTGACAACAGTTTCAGAGCTGCTATCTGAGCACTGTTAGAGGAGAACCTGACGAGAACTTCACAGCGAGACATGGCGGCGAAAAGGAAACCTCACACAGGGACTGGACGCTTCATCAGCGGCGTGGTGGAAGGTGAGCAGACCCGGGGAGCAGGGGGCTGTACTGGACCAACAGTGTCCATACCAGACCCCCGTGGTGGTCCTGCTGGAGTACAGCGATGTGAATATCCTAAATAAACCACCACCTGCACGGATAATAActcattattatttgtttttggtTAAATGACATAATGTGAAACCTGCCCTTTGCTTGATACAGGTTTTTATGGGCGGCCATGGACTATGGAGCAAAGAACAGAGCTGTTCAAAAGGTATGTGGCTCCCAACAATGAATAAATGCAAATGATTAATGGTGAATGGTGGTCTGGTAAACAGTCATTGTTTATCAGATGCTTCCTGATAGATGTGacctgtttggtttgttttgcatgtttcacagagagcagaagtGGGGTTTGAATACATACCTGTATGCTCCCAAAGATGATTACAAACACAGGATGTACTGGAGAGACCTGTACTCTGCTGAGGAGGCAGGTgagtctcacacactcacatttacacacactactgaaatcACACATCTTTCTGTCCTTTGGAAGAAGAGACTTGATACAGaccccccaaaaaagtcctACAATTGAACCTGTGGTATCACAAATGGGACCAAAATTAGTTGTTATCaatgtttattattttccaCCCATGTTATGTTGACAAAGTCCCTCTGTGAGTCATCGTTATATCCTGGAGATGTTGTTTAATGGCTCAGTTTCAAGCGTTGGTTGCTAGGATATTATCAATAGGTTTACAAAAGGCCAGTGACAAGAGATGCACCCATTTACTTTTACATTTCTCTTCCTATGTTACTACATTATCTTAAATTTTAACTGTCATAATAAAATGGCCGATCTTCTTCTTCATAGAACAACTGGTCGCCCTCATATCAGCAGCCAAACAGCACGATGTCGAGTTCATCTATGCAATCTCTCCCGGTCTGGATATCACTTTTTCTAACCCCAAAGAAGTGGCTGCCCTGAAGAGGAAACTGGATCAGGTAGGACTTTGTAAGCAGAGATGAAGGGTGgagctgaagacataatttcaTTATCAGCTGTACTTTATGGCTCTCTGGGGGATTGTTTGGACACTACATATCTTATTATGAACCTCAGAGCAGtaaaacagacatttaaatCACTGTATGTAGGTCAGCCGGTGGCACTGACACAGCTGCAGGTAATGAGTTTAACTCCTGGAGGAATATGATTGATGTATTTGTGGCCTCAGGTAGGAGTAGACGGCTTTAGAAAACCTAGAATAGTCCCCCTAGTCCGGTTACAGATCACTAGATATGTGTCTTATATGTCTAGAAAGTGGATATGCTAACATGCATCTGTCCTCTTGCCTCCTCAGGTGAGGGAGTTCGGCTGCACGGCCTTCTCTTTACTCTTTGATGACATTGAGACGGAGATGTGTCCGGCTGATAAGCAGGCCTTCAGCTCCTTCGCCCACGCTCAGGTGGCCGTCACTAATGAGGTGTATCAGCACTTAGCAGAGCCTGAGACCTTCCTCTTCTGTCCCACAGGTCAGACAGTGAAACCGGCACCAAATCCAACATGAATAACTATTGATCTGTTGTCAGTCTGACTATAGATAGAGAATAAAAGACGTCTAAAATGTTTGATCTTGTTCTGTGCATAACTCCAGATTACTGCGCTGCTTTCTGCACTCCCAATGTGCTCCAGTCATCCTACCTTAACACTGTGGGAGAGAAGCTCCTGCCTGGCATCGACATACTGTGGACTGGTAAGGTTACACTCAAAGAACCTTGGCCTGTTTGCGTTACTCTGAAAGTGTGTACACActtttttgtctgttgtttaGGTCCAAAAGTGGTGTCCCACAAAATTTCTGTAGAATCGATAGAGGAGGTGTCCTCTGTCCTAAAGAGGGCACCAGTCATCTGGGACAACATCCACGCCAATGACTATGATCCCCAAAGGCTTTTCCTTGGACCATATAAGGTACATTTTTACTGCTTTACAACACTGTTACATGTTCTGAGATAATGAGCTCAGTGTTTTCCGTAAAGGATCGATCAACTGAGCTGATTCCCAAGCTGAGAGGAGTGCTCACAAATCCCAACTGTGAGTTTTACCCAAACTTTGTGGCCATCCACACTTTGGCAACATGGTGCAGAGCTCCTGCTGTTGCAGGACCAAGAGATGTGGAAATGGGTGAGTCCACGGTTTTTCTTTAAATGAATTCTTTGATGAATTCATACCCCCCACGCTGTGGGGTCACAGAACTTGAACACTATACTCACTGACCCTTGTACTCCAGGTGATGAGGAGCAGGACCCCAGCTACAGCCCCCAGAAGGCCCTGACCCTGGCTCTCACTGACTGGCTGCAGGAGTTCATGAGCACTGATCAACCAGGAGGTACAGTCTCATCACAGGCACCCCCATGTAAAGCATAATCACATTAAGACAAAGTGCTCTGTGCTTCCAGGCCATTGTTGTCCTCCAGCTCGCCTCAAAAAAGAGTCTTCTGAGGAAGAGCCCATGCAGACCGATGTGGGTGAGAGCTCCTCTTATGTCCCCGGTCCTGGGGAGAACCCGCTGTATACAGCAGAGCCTCTGACCCTGGACGacctgaagctgctgtcagacctCTTCTACCTACCGTACGAACATGGCACCACAGCCAGGACCATGCTGCAGGAGCTACACTGgctgaaaaacaacagacaggcagcagaaacagaagtggtaatgcattttttgttttgataatTATGATGTTCTCCCCACACCAGGATTGACTTAGTTTTGTGTTTCAGACAGCAGACTGGCACTCCAGAGCGCAGCAGTTTGATGATATGTGCGAAGCGGTGGTGCAGATGTTCAACCGTCTGTCGAATGCACCAAACCGCAGGATTCTATACGATCTGTACAACTACATCTGTGACATCAAGAGCGGGGTCGGTCTGGCTCGAGCATACGTAAAAACACTCGGTGAGGAAACGCAAACAGTGCTCAGTTTTAGTCGGTCTGTCAGACACTCATCCATAAAGGATGAAGGATAAAACACAGAAGTTACTAACATCTTTCCCTGTAATCACTGCATGTGTCGAATGAGACGTGAGGTTTAAATCTCCTTCTTCCTTAGGGAACAAATTTACCAAATCTTACTAGCTTTAAATATGCTTCCCACAGGAGGTCAGGGTCGACCCTCTGCCCAGATAATGAACAATGATCCAGAGCCATGGGGCTTTAGAGGTGGCCTCTCTGGAGAGTTCCAGGTAATCACTGCAGTGGTTTGTTGGACAATAAAACGACATACATATTATAAAAGCGTACATTACTGCTATGTGGGGTATTTGTATTTCTAGAGAATGCTGCCTGGACATGGAAACAGGGATCTGTTCAGAGATCCACCCATGACAGCAGTTTATTGCATTCGGCCATACTGCCCCGAGGACAAGGTAAGGATGAAGGTGGCAGCTCTTCTGAATCTGCCATCTCTTAAAATTCAGAGGTAATGTGATGTGGTTGCTGTTGTTTCTCTGTCTTAGATGGAGGTACAGAAGATTTTCAGGGAGAtgcagagagcaggagagggcaAAGCTCCTCTGATGGCACAGCCTCCGCTCATCAGCGATGGGTAAGCAAAAAAATTTAGTATTTATGATTTTATCATCAGATTCATCTAATCAGTCCCTGTGACCTGTTGCAGCCTGTCAGCAGGTGAAATCTGCCCTTCCCCTCAGTGTGCTCTTGTCCTGGAGGATGAGATCGGAATGTGCGGATACGCACTGGGGCTGACAGATGCTAAACCAGCCGCTGCCAAGATTCAGGTGATCAAACGTGAGATATGATCATTCTTCAGGATACTTCATGTCTATATTAACAGTATTCTATCTCTGACCTCTAGAGGGCAGTGAGTGAGCAATTCCCCTCTGTGGTTACGCTACAAGTGCTTCCTCGGGTCACTGATCCCTCTCCAGCCAAGAAAATGATTGGTCGGCTCCTGTCCTCCATCAAGAGCAGCGGTAGGTTGAGGCTTCATGCCATGAATGATTTATGATGCAGCTGTAAATATTCAACTTTTCATACTGAGGATTTACCACAAGGGGAAGCTGAGAGTTAAAACCTGTATGTTTAAAACATAGAATTGAATGTAAATGTTCTTTTTATCCAGCAGCTGATCTAAgaggaataaaaacaaactttgctttttttttagggTCCAGGGGGGCGTTTTGTGAGGTGAGGAAGAACGAC
Encoded proteins:
- the LOC114442290 gene encoding peroxisome proliferator-activated receptor gamma coactivator-related protein 1 isoform X2, whose amino-acid sequence is MWRSKMAARWRAKDGDLKAGNREFLASNTPNELVPSGVDMDTQSCVDDSILAILEDAAVASECKNGGMEESETLLSALTEMLDSVGDDDRTLSPFDTLPDTKLHSHRERREHSADPSPTARLRPRLKPPNVRFRSDGEFNQECKMEKNSLSQTSKKQSQVLLYPKKKVEPEVEVFTSTSLVNLVRIMHPYCLKLHVEDDKPRKSHTIFSKEEVWKYERPTEETDEEINVVSDDEAPVKETKEEDEVDGNRNDGPKSVLLNGSSPRTPPSRGRKRVSFGSVQVAVFDESEEKELNEKNVTSKTESAPSNSTKALENPADSAPEPQVMDSLRTEAQPLKGGRKAKSLSLQQYRQLRQKRQPLVEKQGNYTTKWPSVSEPPKELTPILCLQGQNKSGFQTKMAHLHPDLHTSDHTSPPPSETKPSSPLRHTGLKRPRSESKITPPASPLIDTRADPSENKKLKKPALLSSDPPNPVLLPLPVVHTASPSTASSQSKVEFLSRDFSLQSAEHLQETQNGSSAVTLHRQTEEFMLKQDLSPDSSTLLQERTECTETPPADSTRSPEQAESASDCKELQPHKCGVALVIETKRAQTGPDGVRSVHCPSLTPHFSRPSSPISVQQNICPSEEPPPPQSSTATADSGIEAADLTSLLEQFEETQAKEENESKHATSPSSLQSHVLLDQPVGSEILKLTPSVETPKPLSTLEAPETQKTMRNLPDVQMLAGVDVPEPLFTEVILSTEQEQPARRRTLPFKAIQIIDPRPLPSKKVHTNPLQSSAAPAYSHVSTDHDYCRHEGHLLVNVAQHSRAQPSVHKDSSTNEQQGMTQDSEGLKQTNRQTNTETREEPPTEAALTVPYALPTPPPSPPVRGRDRRRRYRRRSPLSRSSSCSCSSSSSSSSSSRSPSRSPKRRRRSESSSSSSSYSSSPARHYKWSYSRSRSRSWSGSRSPFRSRSPSPQICQRRWRNVYSRESRKLRREHEIRIQKLKAIDERRVVYVGRIRRTMTHEELRERFSQFGDVECVSLHFRDRGDHYAFVTFYNMEDAFAAIDNGGKLRKPDELPFDICFGGRRQFCNSLYADLDANRDADPSPPKSRFEDLDFDSLLKQAQRGLKT
- the LOC114442290 gene encoding peroxisome proliferator-activated receptor gamma coactivator-related protein 1 isoform X1; this translates as MWRSKMAARWRAKDGDLKAGNREFLASNTPNELVPSGVDMDTQSCVDDSILAILEDAAVASECKNGGMEESETLLSALTEMLDSVGDDDRTLSPFDTLPDTKLHSHRERREHSADPSPTARLRPRLKPPNVRFRSDGEFNQECKMEKNSLSQTSKKQSQVLLYPKKKVEPEVEVFTSTSLVNLVRIMHPYCLKLHVEDDKPRKSHTIFSKEEVWKYERPTEETDEEINVVSDDEAPVKETKEEDEVDGNRNDGPKSVLLNGSSPRTPPSRGRKRVSFGSVQVAVFDESEEKELNEKNVTSKTESAPSNSTKALENPADSAPEPQVMDSLRTEAQPLKGGRKAKSLSLQQYRQLRQKRQPLVEKQGNYTTKWPSVSEPPKELTPILCLQGQNKSGFQTKMAHLHPDLHTSDHTSPPPSETKPSSPLRHTGLKRPRSESKITPPASPLIDTRADPSENKKLKKPALLSSDPPNPVLLPLPVVHTASPSTASSQSKVEFLSRDFSLQSAEHLQETQNGSSAVTLHRQTEEFMLKQDLSPDSSTLLQERTECTETPPADSTRSPEQAESASDCKELQPHKCGVALVIETKRAQTGPDGVRSVHCPSLTPHFSRPSSPISVQQNICPSEEPPPPQSSTATADSGIEAADLTSLLEQFEETQAKEENESKHATSPSSLQSHVLLDQPVGSEILKLTPSVETPKPLSTLEAPETQKTMRNLPDVQMLAGVDVPEPLFTEVILSTEQEQPARRRTLPFKAIQIIDPRPLPSKKVHTNPLQSSAAPAYSHVSTDHDYCRHEGHLLVNVAQHSRAQPSVHKDSSTNEQQGMTQDSEGLKQTNRQTNTETREEPPTEAALTVPYALPTPPPSPPVRGRDRRRRYRRRSPLSRSSSCSCSSSSSSSSSSRSPSRSPKRRRRSESSSSSSSYSSSPARHYKWSYSRSRSRSWSGSRSPFRSRSPSPQICQRRWRNVYSSRESRKLRREHEIRIQKLKAIDERRVVYVGRIRRTMTHEELRERFSQFGDVECVSLHFRDRGDHYAFVTFYNMEDAFAAIDNGGKLRKPDELPFDICFGGRRQFCNSLYADLDANRDADPSPPKSRFEDLDFDSLLKQAQRGLKT
- the ogal gene encoding protein O-GlcNAcase; translated protein: MAAKRKPHTGTGRFISGVVEGFYGRPWTMEQRTELFKREQKWGLNTYLYAPKDDYKHRMYWRDLYSAEEAEQLVALISAAKQHDVEFIYAISPGLDITFSNPKEVAALKRKLDQVREFGCTAFSLLFDDIETEMCPADKQAFSSFAHAQVAVTNEVYQHLAEPETFLFCPTDYCAAFCTPNVLQSSYLNTVGEKLLPGIDILWTGPKVVSHKISVESIEEVSSVLKRAPVIWDNIHANDYDPQRLFLGPYKDRSTELIPKLRGVLTNPNCEFYPNFVAIHTLATWCRAPAVAGPRDVEMGDEEQDPSYSPQKALTLALTDWLQEFMSTDQPGGHCCPPARLKKESSEEEPMQTDVGESSSYVPGPGENPLYTAEPLTLDDLKLLSDLFYLPYEHGTTARTMLQELHWLKNNRQAAETEVTADWHSRAQQFDDMCEAVVQMFNRLSNAPNRRILYDLYNYICDIKSGVGLARAYVKTLGGQGRPSAQIMNNDPEPWGFRGGLSGEFQRMLPGHGNRDLFRDPPMTAVYCIRPYCPEDKMEVQKIFREMQRAGEGKAPLMAQPPLISDGLSAGEICPSPQCALVLEDEIGMCGYALGLTDAKPAAAKIQRAVSEQFPSVVTLQVLPRVTDPSPAKKMIGRLLSSIKSSGSRGAFCEVRKNDRRMLDFYTKLGSFKPVQMDGLPQDVLAMATSL